A single genomic interval of Dyella sp. GSA-30 harbors:
- a CDS encoding chemotaxis protein CheW: protein MSQTASLSQVQAVESAVTQYLTVNLAQEEYAIDILAVREIRGWTPVTRIPQAPSYVLGVLNLRGAIVPVLDLRLRFGLAREEYNATTVTVIITVAGRHFGVVVDGVSDVLDVEGGAIKPVPDMGTAVDTEYLKGLTSVGQRMVLLLDVDKLLQPQDAQMLEAALPAVTDVKAVA from the coding sequence ATGAGCCAAACAGCCAGCCTGTCTCAAGTCCAAGCCGTTGAATCGGCCGTCACGCAATACCTCACCGTAAACCTCGCCCAGGAGGAATACGCGATCGACATTCTGGCCGTACGCGAAATCCGCGGTTGGACCCCGGTGACGCGCATTCCGCAAGCGCCTTCCTATGTGCTGGGCGTGCTCAACCTGCGTGGCGCGATCGTGCCGGTGCTCGATCTGCGCCTGCGCTTCGGGCTGGCACGCGAGGAATACAACGCCACGACCGTCACCGTGATCATCACCGTCGCCGGGCGCCATTTCGGCGTCGTGGTCGATGGCGTGTCGGACGTGCTGGACGTCGAAGGCGGCGCGATCAAGCCGGTGCCAGATATGGGCACGGCTGTGGACACCGAATATCTGAAGGGACTGACCTCGGTCGGGCAGCGCATGGTCTTGCTGCTGGACGTGGACAAGCTGTTGCAGCCGCAGGATGCGCAGATGCTCGAGGCCGCCTTGCCCGCGGTCACCGACGTAAAAGCCGTGGCTTAA
- a CDS encoding chemotaxis protein CheA produces the protein MANVSLAQFHQTFFDESLEGLASMESALLSLDDGGDTELVHGIFRAAHSIKGGAATFGFPEMAAFTHEAESLLDELRDGRRAVDSAIVELLLRTVDCLRGMFDRAQAGEPLADAVSESVRQELAAAMGHGVAVVAKAEVSDQADAWVIDFRPHPTMLAGGNEPIRMIRELAELGRLEVVANCDALPELAKLDPSQCHLSWRITLHAPVKRSAITGVFDWVEDECDLKVEPLLAVAPATAAVPAAARAANETPAAPRAVREATTNNETSSVRVGIDKIDSLIDLVGELVITQSMLDPFRDDFDMSRLEHLRQGLAQLARHTRALQESVMGIRMLPIGSVFSRFPRLVRDLSNKLGKQVKLDLVGEQTELDKTVLEKIGDPLVHLVRNAIDHGLESPDRRRAAGKGDTGTLRLEAFHRGGSIVVEVSDDGAGLNRQAIINKAIQRGLIASGDNLGDDAVAELIFQPGFSTAAATTDLSGRGVGMDVVRRNVVDLGGTVAIRSTEGKGTVFTITLPLTLAIIDGLTAAVGDERYIVPLVSIVESIQLRGDAIRSVAGGGELFRFRDGYLPVIRLHEVFGIAGARTMIDEGLVVVVEGEGSRVGLFIDELIGQQQAVVKSLEANFRRVNGISGATILSDGSVALIVDVLGLVRMQGRKKAA, from the coding sequence ATGGCCAATGTCAGCCTTGCGCAATTTCATCAGACTTTCTTCGACGAAAGCCTCGAAGGACTCGCCAGCATGGAATCGGCGCTGCTGTCGTTGGACGACGGTGGCGACACGGAGCTGGTGCACGGCATTTTCCGCGCCGCGCACTCGATCAAGGGCGGTGCGGCGACCTTCGGTTTTCCGGAGATGGCGGCCTTTACCCACGAGGCCGAATCGCTGCTGGATGAACTGCGTGACGGCCGGCGTGCAGTCGACTCGGCCATCGTCGAGCTGTTGTTGCGCACCGTCGATTGCCTGCGTGGCATGTTCGATCGTGCCCAGGCCGGCGAACCGCTGGCGGACGCGGTCAGCGAAAGCGTGCGGCAGGAGCTGGCAGCGGCGATGGGACACGGCGTAGCCGTTGTGGCCAAGGCCGAGGTCAGCGACCAGGCCGATGCCTGGGTGATCGATTTCCGCCCGCATCCGACCATGCTGGCCGGTGGCAACGAACCCATTCGCATGATTCGCGAGCTGGCCGAGCTGGGGCGTCTGGAAGTGGTCGCGAACTGCGATGCGCTGCCGGAGCTGGCCAAGCTCGATCCGTCGCAATGCCACTTGTCCTGGCGCATCACCTTGCATGCGCCGGTGAAGCGCTCGGCCATCACCGGTGTATTCGACTGGGTAGAGGACGAGTGCGACCTGAAGGTCGAACCGCTGCTCGCCGTTGCGCCAGCAACCGCCGCCGTACCCGCAGCGGCGCGCGCAGCAAACGAAACACCAGCGGCACCGCGCGCAGTCCGCGAAGCGACCACGAATAACGAAACCAGCTCGGTACGTGTCGGTATCGACAAGATCGACAGCCTGATCGATCTTGTCGGCGAGCTGGTGATCACACAATCCATGCTCGATCCGTTCCGCGACGACTTCGATATGTCGCGCCTGGAACATCTGCGTCAGGGCCTGGCGCAACTCGCCCGTCACACGCGCGCTTTGCAGGAAAGCGTGATGGGCATCCGCATGTTGCCCATCGGCTCGGTCTTCAGTCGTTTCCCGCGTCTGGTACGTGACCTGAGCAACAAGCTCGGCAAGCAGGTCAAGCTGGATCTGGTCGGCGAGCAGACCGAGCTCGACAAGACCGTGCTGGAAAAAATCGGCGATCCGTTGGTGCACCTGGTGCGCAATGCGATCGACCATGGCCTGGAGTCACCCGACCGTCGGCGTGCTGCGGGTAAGGGCGATACCGGCACGCTGCGGCTGGAAGCCTTTCACCGCGGTGGCTCGATCGTGGTCGAAGTCAGCGACGATGGTGCGGGTCTCAATCGCCAGGCCATCATCAACAAGGCCATCCAGCGCGGCCTGATCGCCTCGGGCGACAACCTGGGTGACGACGCCGTTGCCGAGCTGATCTTCCAGCCGGGCTTCTCCACCGCCGCGGCGACCACCGATCTATCGGGTCGTGGCGTGGGCATGGATGTGGTCCGTCGTAACGTGGTGGACCTGGGCGGCACCGTCGCCATCCGCAGTACCGAGGGCAAGGGCACGGTCTTCACCATCACCCTGCCATTGACGCTGGCGATCATCGATGGCCTTACTGCTGCTGTCGGCGACGAGCGTTACATCGTGCCGCTGGTATCGATCGTCGAGTCGATACAGCTGCGCGGCGATGCCATCCGTAGCGTGGCCGGCGGCGGGGAGCTGTTCCGTTTCCGCGACGGCTATCTGCCGGTCATTCGCCTGCACGAAGTGTTCGGCATTGCCGGCGCACGCACGATGATCGACGAGGGCTTGGTGGTTGTTGTCGAGGGTGAAGGTTCGCGCGTCGGTCTGTTTATCGATGAGTTGATCGGCCAGCAGCAGGCCGTCGTCAAGTCGCTCGAAGCCAACTTCCGCCGCGTCAACGGCATTTCCGGCGCAACGATTCTGTCGGACGGTTCGGTGGCGTTGATCGTGGATGTGCTTGGCCTGGTACGCATGCAGGGGCGTAAAAAGGCAGCTTGA
- a CDS encoding response regulator produces the protein MAKILAVDDSASMRGMVAFTLRGAGHEVSEAENGQLALDAARGSRFDLVLADVNMPVMDGISMVRELRTLTEYKGVPILMLTTESHTDKKMEGKAAGATGWLVKPFDPEQLLATVKRVLG, from the coding sequence ATGGCAAAGATTCTCGCGGTGGACGATTCGGCGTCGATGCGTGGCATGGTGGCTTTTACCCTGCGCGGCGCCGGTCATGAGGTGAGCGAGGCCGAGAATGGCCAGCTGGCACTGGATGCGGCGCGCGGTTCGCGCTTCGACCTGGTGTTGGCGGACGTCAACATGCCGGTAATGGACGGGATCAGCATGGTGCGCGAGCTGCGTACGCTGACCGAATACAAGGGCGTGCCGATCCTGATGCTGACGACCGAGTCGCATACCGACAAGAAAATGGAAGGCAAGGCCGCCGGCGCGACCGGCTGGCTGGTGAAGCCGTTCGATCCGGAGCAATTGCTGGCCACGGTCAAGCGCGTGCTCGGTTAA
- a CDS encoding STAS domain-containing protein — protein MQLPEDCRMAALPALRDELMAALEHPSCTLDASATTRVDTAAVQLLAAFRRAAYASGRQVNWQGVGEPLRDAVALLGLEQTLELPA, from the coding sequence GTGCAGCTTCCGGAAGATTGCCGGATGGCGGCCTTGCCGGCGCTGCGCGACGAGTTGATGGCGGCGCTGGAGCACCCCTCCTGCACGCTGGATGCCTCGGCCACGACGCGTGTCGATACGGCGGCGGTGCAGTTGCTGGCGGCTTTTCGCCGTGCGGCCTATGCCTCCGGGCGACAGGTGAACTGGCAGGGCGTGGGCGAGCCGCTGCGCGATGCGGTCGCGCTGCTGGGGCTGGAACAGACATTGGAACTGCCGGCATAA
- a CDS encoding flagellar hook-length control protein FliK: MIIQPTSLAALTWAGAAAGSTADSWRIGTVLSARPLGVSPQGMMILQIGALAVETQSPSTQLPPQFQVRVLSMGAEPLLEVMIPSGPETFVQQAMRERLPQQNGYAPLLATLDTLAQRPQVRQLPSSIRTALALLENAMRTPEEISDGPGLREAVARSGLFLEAQLADPMAMGEALGEEDWKGALLRLATALQTGGYVGKPSTNGPGNAPDTAPPLQHRGLLAQPRAAAPEEGDPLLGDDAQDLRPLLDRLNTDVHAALARLEVAQLETAATSVWMVEIPVQGKDGRDVVQLQLEQGATSSDPSTWTLGFALELPSLGPVQGEVQLRGQRLSVRLWAHMASTVEKLDRRFDMLRDRLAASGLILDQLSCQHGMPQTGQSRSAVLLKTMA, from the coding sequence TTGATCATCCAACCCACCAGCCTTGCCGCCCTTACCTGGGCCGGCGCCGCCGCCGGCAGCACGGCTGACAGCTGGCGGATCGGTACCGTGCTGTCCGCGCGGCCACTGGGCGTGAGCCCGCAGGGGATGATGATCTTGCAGATCGGCGCGTTGGCGGTCGAAACCCAGTCGCCGAGCACGCAATTGCCGCCGCAGTTCCAGGTGCGCGTCCTGAGCATGGGCGCCGAGCCGCTGCTGGAGGTGATGATCCCCTCCGGGCCGGAAACCTTCGTGCAGCAGGCCATGCGTGAGCGCCTGCCACAGCAGAACGGCTATGCCCCGCTGCTGGCGACGCTCGATACCCTCGCGCAACGTCCGCAGGTACGCCAGTTGCCCTCTTCCATCCGTACCGCATTGGCCTTGCTCGAAAACGCCATGCGCACGCCGGAAGAAATCAGCGACGGCCCTGGTTTGCGTGAAGCAGTCGCCCGCAGCGGCTTGTTTCTTGAAGCGCAGCTCGCCGATCCGATGGCCATGGGCGAGGCGCTGGGCGAAGAAGACTGGAAAGGTGCGCTGTTGCGCCTGGCTACCGCCCTGCAGACCGGCGGTTATGTCGGCAAGCCCTCGACCAATGGACCGGGCAACGCCCCGGATACCGCACCGCCGTTGCAGCACCGCGGTCTGCTGGCGCAACCTCGCGCGGCCGCGCCTGAAGAAGGCGATCCCTTGCTCGGCGACGATGCGCAAGATCTCCGCCCGCTACTCGATCGACTCAACACCGACGTGCATGCCGCGCTGGCCCGCCTCGAAGTGGCCCAACTGGAAACGGCGGCTACCTCGGTCTGGATGGTCGAGATACCGGTGCAAGGCAAGGACGGGCGCGACGTCGTGCAGCTGCAGTTGGAACAGGGCGCGACCAGCAGCGATCCTTCCACGTGGACGTTGGGTTTTGCGCTGGAACTGCCGAGCCTAGGCCCGGTGCAGGGCGAGGTTCAATTGCGCGGCCAACGCCTGAGTGTTCGGCTTTGGGCGCATATGGCATCCACTGTCGAAAAGCTCGATCGCCGTTTCGACATGCTGCGCGATCGTCTTGCCGCCAGCGGGCTGATTCTCGATCAGTTGAGCTGCCAGCATGGCATGCCGCAAACCGGGCAGTCCCGTAGCGCCGTACTACTGAAGACCATGGCATGA
- a CDS encoding flagellar biosynthesis protein: protein MTQALPPPRRKVSLRISHSEGPAPTMPPESLERLLARARDAGVPLHHDPQVAAVLAALRLRDDVPATLYAAAAAVLGCVYDAAGE, encoded by the coding sequence ATGACCCAGGCACTCCCTCCTCCGCGTCGCAAGGTCAGCTTGCGTATCAGCCACAGCGAAGGGCCGGCACCGACGATGCCGCCTGAATCGCTGGAGCGTTTGCTTGCGCGGGCGCGGGATGCGGGGGTGCCGCTGCATCATGACCCACAGGTGGCGGCTGTGCTGGCTGCGCTGCGGTTGCGGGATGATGTGCCGGCGACGCTTTATGCGGCTGCGGCGGCGGTGCTTGGGTGTGTTTATGATGCGGCTGGGGAGTGA
- a CDS encoding DUF2802 domain-containing protein has product MGIEIGLIALILLVTAQGMLLYWVWRQQLRLRIQLAQCLSASGTDVPTSMLVMMLGRLERRLESVERHLERHGAHMPVPAASPQTYALAQQLAREGVGVDELVLRCGLSRDEAELVRRMHGVA; this is encoded by the coding sequence ATGGGTATTGAGATTGGCCTGATCGCGCTGATCTTGTTGGTGACGGCACAGGGGATGTTGCTTTATTGGGTGTGGCGTCAGCAGTTGCGATTGCGCATCCAGTTGGCGCAGTGTCTTTCCGCATCGGGCACGGATGTTCCGACTTCGATGCTGGTGATGATGCTCGGTCGTTTGGAACGCCGCCTTGAATCCGTCGAGCGACATCTTGAGCGTCATGGAGCGCATATGCCTGTTCCAGCCGCTTCGCCACAGACGTATGCCTTGGCGCAGCAGTTGGCGCGCGAGGGTGTGGGTGTGGATGAGTTGGTTTTGCGGTGTGGGTTGTCGCGGGATGAGGCGGAGTTGGTTCGGCGGATGCATGGTGTGGCGTGA
- a CDS encoding chemotaxis protein CheW, whose product MNAVAQVAQTPSQWLVFFLAGQSYAAPSAQVSEIVRDGAVTPVPGSASDLLGIRQLRGQIVPVLDGRLRLGLDTSTTTLAQARIVVLTHESHQVGVRVDAVDELLSLNEADMAAPPSGRAQRTDDPVRGVVPWKQGFVALLDVRKLCRLPQGAAHGD is encoded by the coding sequence ATGAACGCCGTGGCCCAAGTTGCACAGACTCCATCCCAGTGGCTGGTGTTCTTCCTCGCTGGTCAGTCCTATGCCGCGCCGTCGGCTCAGGTCAGCGAAATCGTGCGCGACGGCGCCGTTACGCCCGTGCCTGGATCGGCCTCGGATCTGCTTGGCATCCGGCAGTTGCGTGGCCAGATCGTCCCAGTCCTGGACGGTCGCCTGCGCCTGGGGCTGGATACCTCGACCACCACGCTTGCGCAGGCGCGCATCGTGGTGTTGACGCATGAATCCCATCAGGTCGGTGTGCGTGTCGACGCCGTCGACGAGCTGCTGTCCTTGAACGAAGCGGACATGGCCGCCCCGCCATCGGGCCGCGCCCAACGCACCGACGACCCCGTCCGTGGCGTCGTTCCCTGGAAACAGGGTTTCGTTGCGCTGCTGGATGTGCGCAAACTATGCCGTTTGCCGCAGGGGGCGGCGCACGGGGATTGA
- the motD gene encoding flagellar motor protein MotD, with protein MRRRRHEEHVNHERWAIPYGDLITLLLAFFVVMYAMSAVNEGKYRVLSQSIIEAFNGNSKRLEATPSRTPSVLAPVPDAGASSTATSSARRIELPLRRQPTPGKGEQPTVQRTGGAQQHNLEQIQGEVQHALQPLIDKSLITMRRTESYLEIEIRTDILFPSGVAKLSSSADDVLSRIGAILSPFPNPLRVEGYTDDKPINTALYPSNWELSAARAASVARLFADKGVDPGRLGIIGWGQFRPAADNTSEEGRNRNRRVLVVVLSDGNAPSRFYSDADHPIADAPSSPKPADSTTPAAAPATLPALPSLITVNPGQDTAPAPAAATISALQTPELENKG; from the coding sequence ATGAGACGCCGTCGTCACGAAGAGCACGTCAATCACGAACGCTGGGCGATTCCGTACGGCGACCTGATTACGTTGCTGCTTGCGTTCTTCGTGGTCATGTATGCCATGTCCGCGGTAAACGAGGGCAAGTACCGCGTGCTGTCTCAGTCGATCATCGAAGCCTTCAACGGCAACAGCAAGCGACTGGAAGCGACCCCGAGCCGCACGCCGTCCGTACTGGCGCCGGTGCCCGATGCCGGTGCATCGTCGACGGCCACATCGTCGGCACGCCGTATCGAACTGCCGCTGCGTCGTCAGCCCACACCCGGAAAGGGCGAACAGCCGACCGTGCAGCGCACCGGCGGAGCGCAACAGCACAACCTCGAACAGATTCAGGGCGAGGTGCAGCACGCGCTGCAGCCGTTGATCGACAAGAGCCTGATCACCATGCGTCGCACGGAGAGCTATCTCGAGATCGAGATACGCACCGATATCCTGTTTCCCAGCGGCGTGGCCAAGCTTTCGAGTTCCGCCGATGATGTACTGAGCCGGATCGGCGCGATCCTCTCGCCGTTCCCCAATCCGCTGCGCGTCGAGGGCTATACCGACGACAAGCCGATCAACACGGCCTTGTATCCGTCCAACTGGGAGCTGTCCGCGGCACGCGCAGCGAGCGTGGCGCGCCTGTTCGCCGACAAGGGCGTCGATCCCGGCCGCCTGGGAATCATCGGCTGGGGCCAGTTTCGCCCGGCCGCCGATAACACTAGCGAAGAAGGCCGCAACCGCAATCGTCGTGTACTGGTCGTCGTATTGAGCGACGGCAACGCACCGAGTCGGTTCTACAGCGATGCGGACCACCCGATCGCCGATGCACCGTCTTCGCCGAAGCCGGCCGATTCCACGACGCCGGCGGCCGCACCCGCCACATTGCCTGCGTTGCCGAGCCTGATCACGGTGAACCCTGGCCAGGACACAGCACCTGCCCCGGCCGCCGCGACGATCAGTGCGCTGCAAACGCCGGAGCTGGAGAACAAAGGATAA
- a CDS encoding flagellar motor protein gives MDLVSIIGTILAFAVIAIGTILKGSTLEALWNPAAFVIVFLGTIAALLVQTPGKVLKRAGGMLPMVYKPPRHQPADLISRIVGWSELSRRQGLLGLEPQINAEQDSFVRKGLQLLVDGSEPEAIRGVLEVELGTREQIDLDASKVFENAGTYSPTLGIIGAVMGLMAVMQNLADPSKLGHGIAAAFVATIYGIGLANLLMLPMAARLKGLVHKQSEMREIVIEGLVSIAQGDNPRQIESKLQGYLQ, from the coding sequence ATGGATCTGGTCAGCATCATCGGAACCATCCTCGCCTTCGCGGTGATCGCGATCGGTACGATCCTCAAGGGATCGACGCTCGAGGCACTGTGGAATCCGGCTGCTTTCGTGATCGTATTCCTCGGCACCATCGCCGCCTTGCTGGTGCAGACGCCAGGCAAGGTGCTCAAGCGCGCCGGTGGCATGCTGCCCATGGTCTACAAGCCGCCGCGTCATCAACCGGCCGATCTGATCAGTCGCATCGTCGGCTGGAGCGAGCTGTCGCGTCGCCAGGGGCTGCTGGGTCTTGAGCCGCAGATCAACGCCGAGCAGGACAGCTTTGTGCGCAAGGGCCTGCAGTTGCTGGTCGATGGCAGCGAACCCGAAGCGATTCGCGGCGTGCTGGAAGTCGAGCTGGGCACGCGCGAACAGATCGACCTGGATGCCAGCAAGGTGTTCGAAAACGCGGGGACGTATTCGCCGACGCTCGGCATCATCGGCGCGGTGATGGGCCTGATGGCGGTGATGCAGAACCTGGCCGACCCGAGCAAGCTCGGCCATGGCATTGCCGCCGCGTTCGTTGCCACCATCTATGGCATCGGCCTGGCCAACCTGCTGATGCTGCCGATGGCGGCGCGTCTGAAAGGGCTGGTGCACAAGCAAAGCGAAATGCGCGAGATCGTGATCGAAGGCCTGGTATCGATCGCGCAGGGTGATAACCCACGCCAGATCGAAAGCAAGTTGCAGGGTTATCTGCAATGA
- a CDS encoding chemotaxis protein CheA — translation MSSPLDDELRDDFLVEARELLQRLSEQLVELEASPRDAELLNAVFRAFHTVKGGAGFLAIDPMVQLCHQAEDLLNEARNGVVVLDSAQMDALLEALDLLNVQMDAMSSGDTLPAPAASLLRRLQSGVAHAPAPAPVAAPMPALTEEGGAIDDSEFEALLDSLYGRNGAPGAPAPAPAASTAISDDEFEALLDSLHGKGAAPTAVAPPPVAVAAPPVAEPTPKSPARAPVQAEQTVRVDTGRLDDLVNRAGELVLVRNRLLSLASRSGDETLEVAAGDLDRVADDLQGAVLGMRMQPVGRLFQRFPRIVRDLARQLGKEIELVTEGEDTDLDRGLVEALADPLVHLLRNAVDHGLEMPEDRERAGKPRKGRVRLSASQRGERIVIIVSDDGRGMNPQVLRTKAVEKGVIDEDQAARLSEVESLELIFRPGFSTAATVSDISGRGVGMDVVKTRIIELGGTLQVRSKLGQGSELELAVPLTLAIQRVLMVGVGDRLFALPLSNVSEVFELSAGQDQWLDGRRVAAHRGRALPLGDLSAWARAHGAAPPRQVVVVHIGHQRIGCLVHAVIGREDVMVKPLGPLFADTPGIAGATVTGDGRLALVLDLAGLADEGGALLSTALKETA, via the coding sequence ATGTCTTCACCCTTGGACGATGAGCTGCGCGATGACTTCCTGGTCGAAGCCAGGGAGTTGCTGCAACGCTTGAGCGAACAGCTGGTTGAGCTGGAAGCGTCGCCGCGCGATGCCGAACTGCTCAATGCGGTCTTTCGCGCGTTTCACACCGTCAAGGGCGGCGCCGGCTTCCTGGCTATCGACCCGATGGTGCAGTTGTGCCATCAGGCCGAGGATCTGCTCAACGAAGCGCGCAACGGCGTAGTGGTGCTCGACTCGGCGCAGATGGATGCCTTGCTCGAAGCGCTCGATCTGCTCAACGTGCAGATGGATGCGATGAGCTCAGGCGACACCTTGCCGGCGCCGGCTGCCAGCCTGTTGCGTCGCCTGCAAAGCGGCGTAGCGCATGCGCCCGCACCCGCGCCGGTTGCAGCGCCGATGCCCGCACTGACGGAAGAAGGCGGCGCGATCGACGACAGCGAGTTCGAGGCGTTGCTGGATAGTTTGTACGGCCGCAATGGTGCACCGGGGGCGCCTGCGCCCGCGCCCGCCGCATCGACCGCAATCAGCGACGATGAATTCGAGGCACTGCTCGACAGCCTGCATGGCAAGGGCGCGGCACCCACGGCAGTGGCACCGCCTCCGGTGGCTGTTGCAGCACCGCCGGTCGCTGAGCCCACACCGAAATCGCCTGCGCGTGCTCCGGTACAGGCCGAGCAAACCGTGCGTGTCGATACCGGTCGTCTCGACGATCTGGTCAATCGCGCCGGCGAACTCGTGCTGGTACGTAACCGCCTGCTGAGCCTTGCCTCGCGCAGCGGCGACGAAACTCTGGAAGTGGCGGCGGGCGATCTCGATCGTGTCGCCGATGATTTGCAAGGCGCGGTACTGGGCATGCGCATGCAGCCGGTAGGGCGCCTGTTTCAACGCTTCCCACGCATCGTGCGCGATCTCGCGCGTCAGCTCGGCAAAGAGATCGAGCTGGTGACCGAGGGCGAAGACACCGATCTCGATCGTGGCCTGGTCGAAGCACTCGCCGATCCGCTCGTGCATTTGTTGCGTAATGCGGTCGATCACGGCCTGGAAATGCCAGAGGATCGCGAACGCGCCGGCAAGCCGCGCAAGGGGCGTGTGCGGCTTTCGGCCAGCCAGCGTGGCGAGCGGATCGTCATCATCGTTTCCGACGACGGCCGCGGTATGAATCCGCAGGTGTTGCGGACCAAGGCGGTGGAGAAGGGCGTTATCGACGAAGATCAGGCCGCGCGCCTGAGCGAAGTCGAATCGCTGGAATTGATCTTCCGCCCCGGCTTCAGCACGGCAGCGACGGTTTCGGACATCTCCGGCCGCGGCGTCGGCATGGACGTGGTGAAGACACGCATCATCGAGCTCGGCGGCACCTTGCAGGTGCGCTCCAAGCTCGGCCAGGGCAGTGAGCTGGAACTGGCCGTGCCGCTGACGCTGGCGATCCAGCGCGTGCTGATGGTCGGCGTGGGTGACCGTCTGTTTGCGCTGCCGTTGAGCAACGTCAGTGAAGTATTCGAACTTTCCGCAGGCCAGGATCAATGGCTGGATGGGCGTCGTGTCGCCGCACATCGCGGCCGTGCGTTGCCGTTGGGCGATCTGTCCGCATGGGCACGTGCGCACGGCGCTGCGCCGCCACGCCAGGTCGTGGTGGTGCACATCGGTCATCAACGCATCGGCTGCCTGGTGCACGCGGTGATCGGTCGCGAAGACGTCATGGTCAAACCGCTTGGTCCCTTGTTCGCCGACACGCCCGGTATTGCCGGTGCGACCGTGACCGGCGACGGACGGCTGGCACTGGTGCTCGATCTGGCCGGTCTGGCCGACGAGGGCGGCGCACTGCTTTCAACCGCTTTGAAGGAAACGGCTTAA
- a CDS encoding protein phosphatase CheZ: MSTSSLLLSETALPTELQQLLNSADRADFELALDALARQREQHLFRALGLLARDLHEAVRRLGSDLALEGVPDSVADARKNLLDVLEMSSQAAHRSLDFAERMRPQAEALEANAIEILAWSDENEAGAVLARQAREFAAASRDGLNDMVLAQSWQDLSGQRIKKVAHFIGSVESSLLELVRLTGALAGGEAPAAAAKVNSQDEADRLLSEFGF, translated from the coding sequence ATGAGCACCTCTTCGTTGCTACTTTCCGAGACCGCCTTGCCGACCGAGCTGCAGCAGCTGCTCAACAGTGCCGACCGCGCCGATTTCGAACTGGCGCTCGATGCGCTGGCACGCCAGCGTGAACAGCATCTGTTCCGCGCCTTGGGCCTGCTGGCGCGCGACCTGCACGAAGCGGTACGCCGCCTCGGCAGCGACCTGGCATTGGAAGGCGTACCCGATAGCGTCGCCGATGCGCGCAAGAACCTGCTCGATGTACTGGAAATGAGTTCGCAGGCCGCGCATCGCAGCCTCGATTTCGCCGAACGCATGCGTCCGCAGGCCGAAGCGCTGGAAGCCAACGCGATCGAAATCCTCGCGTGGAGCGACGAGAACGAAGCCGGTGCCGTGCTGGCGCGTCAGGCGCGTGAATTTGCCGCCGCGAGTCGCGATGGTCTGAACGACATGGTGCTAGCGCAGTCCTGGCAGGATCTTTCCGGTCAGCGCATCAAGAAGGTCGCGCATTTTATCGGTAGCGTGGAATCGTCCCTGCTGGAACTGGTTCGCCTCACCGGTGCATTGGCTGGTGGCGAAGCGCCTGCTGCAGCGGCCAAGGTCAACAGCCAGGACGAGGCTGATCGTCTGCTTAGCGAATTCGGTTTCTAA
- the cheY gene encoding chemotaxis response regulator CheY: protein MDKNMKILVVDDFSTMRRIVRNLLVELGFSNPLIQEAEDGNNAMTMLREMPFDLVVTDWNMPNMTGIDLLRAIRAEPSLKGMPVLMVTAENNRDQIIAAAQAGVNGYIVKPFTAATLKEKLDKIFERLAAQGATA from the coding sequence TTGGACAAGAACATGAAAATCCTGGTGGTCGACGACTTTTCCACCATGCGGCGCATCGTGCGCAACCTGCTGGTCGAGCTGGGTTTCTCCAACCCGCTGATCCAGGAGGCCGAAGATGGCAATAACGCCATGACGATGCTGCGCGAGATGCCGTTCGACCTGGTCGTGACCGACTGGAACATGCCCAACATGACCGGCATCGACCTGTTGCGCGCGATCCGCGCCGAGCCCTCGTTGAAGGGCATGCCGGTGCTGATGGTGACGGCGGAAAACAACCGCGACCAGATCATCGCCGCCGCGCAGGCTGGCGTGAACGGCTACATCGTCAAGCCGTTCACCGCGGCCACGCTGAAAGAAAAACTCGACAAAATCTTCGAGCGGCTCGCCGCGCAAGGAGCCACCGCATGA